The following coding sequences lie in one Musa acuminata AAA Group cultivar baxijiao chromosome BXJ3-1, Cavendish_Baxijiao_AAA, whole genome shotgun sequence genomic window:
- the LOC135629246 gene encoding uncharacterized protein LOC135629246 — protein sequence MQADALARSASVRSSALAPATESITVLTVTTHKVTKTDVPSSWIEQILRFKKDGKEPDNPMAARRLRIPKAIITDNGAQFNNAKFKAYCQSYGIQLRFSSVVHPQTNGQIEVMNQAILEGLKRRISSTHEAWVDELPNVLWEM from the exons ATGCAGGCCGACGCGCTAGCCAGATCAGCCTCCGTTCGTAGCTCGGCATTGGCTCCAGCAACTGAGTCCATAACAGTACTGACAGTGACGACTCACAAGGTCACCAAAACTGATGTACCATCAAGCTGGATAGAGCAGATCCTCCGCTTCAAGAAGGATGGAAAGGAGCCCGACAACCCCATGGCTGCAAGACGGTTAAG GATCCCAAAGGCTATTATCACCGACAACGGAGCTCAATTCAACAATGCTAAATTCAAGGCCTATTGCCAGTCATATGGGATCCAATTGAGGTTTAGCTCGGTCGTGCACCCCCAAACCAACGGTCAGATCGAAGTAATGAATCAGGCAATTCTGGAAGGCCTTAAGAGGAGGATCTCAAGCACGCATGAAGCCTGGGTGGATGAGCTCCCCAACGTCTTGTGGGAAATGTGA